The Papaver somniferum cultivar HN1 chromosome 3, ASM357369v1, whole genome shotgun sequence genome includes a region encoding these proteins:
- the LOC113359907 gene encoding uncharacterized protein LOC113359907: MDAKLKSLFAEYSNILHDKQVTTVSSGPPTSTGTSETSAGPMHSGSSTEVSSTSSGSTFWASRNRKKRDPLATSSEELKRYYAEPEPALDDIENFDVLDWWKSNEKRYPILSCVARDVLEVQASTFASESAFSLGKRILGDYRSSLTPDMLECSVVLKDWWKAEMKDIFKPIDPLNDDITPADELERLAT, encoded by the coding sequence ATGGATGCTAAGCTGAAGAGTCTGTTTGCGGAGTACTCAAATATTTTGCATGATAAACAGGTAACTACAGTTTCCAGTGGTCCGCCGACTTCAACAGGTACTTCAGAGACTTCTGCTGGTCCAATGCATTCAGGCTCTTCAACCGAGGTCTCCTCCACTTCATCTGGAAGCACTTTCTGGGCATCTCGCAATCGGAAAAAAAGAGACCCTCTTGCTACATCATCAGAAGAACTAAAGAGGTATTATGCTGAGCCTGAACCTGCTTTGGATGATATCGAGAACTTTGATGTGTTAGATTGGTGGAAAAGCAATGAAAAAAGGTACCCAATACTTTCTTGTGTCGCTCGTGATGTTCTAGAAGTCCAAGCATCTACATTTGCCTCCGAGTCTGCCTTCTCTCTCGGGAAACGTATACTAGGTGATTACCGAAGTAGTTTAACTCCGGATATGTTGGAGTGTTCAGTCGTTCTAAAAGATTGGTGGAAGGCTGAGATGAAAGATATTTTTAAGCCGATTGATCCTTTGAATGATGATATTACTCCGGCAGATGAACTTGAACGTTTGGCCACTTAA